In the Catenulispora sp. GP43 genome, AGGGCATGTACTCGGTGATCACGGCCACCCGCAGAGCGGACCGCTCGGCGTCGCCGGGCGCCAGGCGATGCATCCGGTCCAAGGACCGCAGCGCCGCGGCTCACTGATCAGTCCGGTCGCGACCGCGGCGATCGAGCCCGTGACGATCCAGGCCGTGACGATCCGGGCCCTGGCGATCCAGACCGCGGCCGATCGGCAGCTCGGAGGCGGGCTCGCGGGCTCGATCTCGCTGGTGCGGCAGACGCACGGCGACGACCGCGACTCGGCCGGTCGCCGCGCCGCCGGTCGCAGCGGGACGGGCACAGAGCCGAGGGCCCGAGCGCGGTTGATCTCGCAGCGCGCGAGGTTGGACCTCACGTTTCGGCGTGCTGGTGGAGGTCGTGCCCGTTGAGCGCCCTACGCTTTCGCATATGGGGCGTCGGCTGCGTGGGAGGGCTTTCGCGGCCGAAGGTCAAACCGGTGCCTGCCCCGACCGCATACGGCGCGTCGGAATTCACGGCGCCAAAGTCTGGGGCGTATGAAGTTACTGCCACATTAGCGCGAATCGGTATGATCCGTATATAACGCCCCCACCCGCTACCCGACGTGGTCTCGAGAGGCCGGCGGTCCCGTGCGCGCGAGTACAGAAGCCGGAGCGGTAGCCGGAAGAAGCCGATGTTCGGCGAGGCGCCGAGGGTCGGGCCAGCGGACGTCGGTGGCCCAGCCGAGGCGCTCGAAAAGACGGATCACCCCGGCGGACAGGTCGATCTGGCCGCGGTCCACACCGTGCCGGGCGCAGGACGGATCGGAGTGGTGGGTGTTGTGCCAGCTCTCGCCCATCGACAGCAGGGCCAGCGGCCACAGGTTCGTGGCCCGGTCGTGCCGGCGGGTCGCGAAAGGCCGCCTACCCAGCAGGTGACACAGGGAGTTGACGCTCCACGTCACATGCTGCAACAGGAACACCCGGGCCAGCCCGGCCCATATCAGCGCCGTGACTCCCGCGGTCCAGGCGAAGCCGCCGATCGCCCAGCCGGCCAGAGCCGGCAAGGCCAAAGACGCCACACACAGCGCGGGGAACAACCCGGAGATACGGCGCATGACCGGTTCGGCCACCAGGTCCGGGGCGAAGTGGCCGACGTCGGTCGGATCGTCGCCGAACAGCCAGCCGAAGTGCGCATGGACCAGGCCGCGCAGTTGGCCCACGGGTCCGGTGCCGTACCGGTAGGGCGAGTGCGGATCACCGGGCCGGTCGGTGAACGCGTGATGCCGCCGGTGGGTCGCGACCCAGCTGATGGCCGCCCCCTGGAAGCTCATCGATCCCGCGACCGCGAGCCCCGCACGCAAAGCCGGCCTGGCGGTGAAGCTCCGGTGGGTCAGCAGTCTGTGGAAGCCGACGGTCACGCCGAACCCGGTCAGGAAGTAGAAGAAGCCCGCCAGAACCAGATCGGTGACACCGACCCCGCGCCCCCACAACAACCACACCGCGGCGACGAGCCCGAGCAGCGGCGCGATGACGAGCAGGGCCGTCACGGCCACCTGGACCCGGCGTTGCAGTGGCGTCGTGGAGGTCGGCGGATGGCCGGGAAACGGCTGAGCGCCGTCATAGGGAACAGCAGCCATGGTGGTCACCTCACTGGTGAATGCAGCGAGGCGGGTCACTGGACCGGCGTGAGGTCTAGACCTGATCGGAAACTCGGTCGACTGCGATGATTCGAGCGTTTCGCACATATTGTACGGCCACAGACCGGGCAGCGGCCAGGCACTGCGCGCAGCGGTGCCGCGCCTCGCGGGGAGAGACGCGGCACCGGTCCAAGGGCGCTACTCGGCGTTCACGGCGTGGCCTCCGATTGCCTCCTCCCGCGCGGGACCACCGCACCCCGGGTGGTGAGCAGGTCGTCGAAGAGTATTTGGTACTGCATCAGGGCTTCGCGCTTCACCTCGACCGGCATCGACGCCGGATCGGCCCGCATACGCTCACTGACCCACAGCGCTTGGCGGTAGCCGGCCAAGACGCCTCCGTGCTCGACCGAAAGCATCGCCAACTGCTCGCCTCGATCGTCGACGGGATAGCCCCTGGCTTCCAGCAGCCGACCGAGCAGCTGCTCGACGCCCGCCAGGGCGAACGCCGGGTCCTCGGGGAAACCGCCCCGGAGGCGCTCCCAGGACGAGATGTAGAGATCCCGGTCGTTCGCGCTGATCGGTTCCAGGCGCATCCTGCTGTGCATCTGGTTGCGCCGCGCCAGCTCACGGTCCGCGGCCCGCGTTCCGCCGTACTCGGACCGCACCCGGTCGTATTCGGGCCCGAACGCGGTTCGGACCTCGCGCCTGGTGTGGTCGCGCCGACCGCTGATCGCGACGACGGCGATGAACAGGACGGCGGCGATGAAAGTGATGATCGCGGCTGTGATCATGTGGGCCTCCTCAAAGGGGCTTCCGCCCATGAGTACCCGAATCGCCGGATCCAAACGGGGTGGCGCACGTACTTCGTGGCGGCACAGGCTTCAGGGCGCCTGGGGCTCGTGCGGCCCGGTCACTTGGCCTTGACGTGCTTGGTGATGCTGAGCTGGCCGACGTTGTCGGCGTCCATCGCCTCGGCCTTGCCCTGGTCGGCCAGCAGCGTGCCGTCGCCCAGCTCGAAACCGCGCTTGAACTGCGCGACCGCGTCCTTGAACGCCGAGACCGTGTCGTCGGAGAACTGACCGGTCTCGCGGACCGTCGCCAGAACGCCGGCGTGGTCGGTCTTCAAGAAGGCGATGAACTCCTTCTCGAAACGGCGCACAGCGGACTCACCACCCGACCCATGAAGTCGTCACCGACCGGCGTGGACAGGATCTCGCCGGTGCGCGTCACAGACTGGCCTTCTGCGATCCGCCCGTAGTCGCCGAGCACGACCACCCCGATCTCGCGGACATCCAGGTTCAGGGCGATGCCCAGGGTGCCGTCCTCAAACTTCAGCAACTCGTTGGTCATGGCCGAGGGCAGACCCTCGACCTTGGCGATACCGTCACCGATCACAGTGACGCCGCCGATCTCAGTTTTCGGGGCCGTCGACGTTTCGTAGGAAGCGACAAAGCGCTTCAACGCGTCCCGGATCTCGTCCGGACGAATGGTGAGCTCCACCATGAAGGATCAGACCGCCTTCACAGTGGTCATCGGCGGGCGAGCTGCCGTTCTCCGGCAGCACCCGGCTCGTAGGGCATCTCGTAATGATGGAACACGGCTTCCTCGTCCTCGAACGGCAGAATGTCGTCGGTGCCGATCGCCGGACTGCCCTTGACGAGCGACTTGGCGTAGTTGACCTTGACGTAGCCGGGTCCCACGATCACGCCGTCCAGGGGGACGAACACCAGGCGGTGGCGGGTGGGCATGCCCACCTGGACGGTGGCCATCGCCGGTTCGTCGGTACTGGTGTCCACGTAGACCGCCTCCAAGGAGCCGATCTTGTGGCCGCCGTTGTCGATCACATCGCAGGTGCGCCACTCCCGCAGGTCCGCTGTCTGGATCATCGTGCCTCCTCACACTGGCCGGGGGCGTGTCCCGCCTCGTCTTGCGACCTTGGCCTGTGTGCTCCCTTGTGCGCCGAACAGCGCAAACCAAACGTTGAGGAAGGATGTCACTTTCTGTGACATATCCACTCAAAGGGGACCAGCGAGTTCAGACCACGGCGTGAACAGCCTCGAATCGTCTAAGGGGTCTGCGTTTCGCCCCTGCAAGCCCGGCGCGAGCGGGACGCGATCCCGCTTGCAAGCACGTCGTGCGAGCGTGTCGACAATCAAGCGCCTGCTCGGCGCTTGACGGCCACGACGAAAGGCATGACATGGCAGCGTTCACTGGACTTCGCAGCAAGCTGGGACGGAAGACCGGCGTCCTCGTCGCGGCGTCGGCGGCCGTGGCGACCAGCTTGGCCGCGGCCCCCGCGCACGCTACCACCTCGTGGTTCTCCACGATCGTCAACGACGGCAGCAACAAGTGCATCGAGGTGTACCACTCCGAGACCACGAACTACGCCAACGTGGACCAGTACACCTGCAACGGCTCCGACACCCAGCAGTGGATGTTCGTCTCCGAGGGCTACAACTCCAACTCGCTGGAGCTCTTCGAGATCGTCAACAACAACAGCGGGAAGTGCCTCGACGTCTACGACGGCGGTACGGCGAACTACACGAACGTCGACCAGTACACCTGCAACCGGACCGGTGCGCAGCTGTGGTACTTCGGGGGCTCGAACCCCTCGTCCGATCCCGGACACGGCATCTCGTTGGTCCTCATCAACAACGGCAGCGGCAAGGCCCTTGACGTGCAGGGCGGCTCCAAGGCGAACTACGGGAACATCGACATCTACCAGGACAACGAATCGGACGCGCAGTTCTTCTCGTACTAAGAAACGCCACTTGCCCGTGACGAATGGCTAGAGTCGCGCCCATGAAGGCACGGAGCTGTCAGGTCTGCGGTGCCCCACTGCCGGTCATGGCCAGCAGCACGAGCGCGTCGTGCTCCGGCGTCCCGGGCGCGGCCTGATAAACCAGCATCCGCTGACTCCCCCCCACGAGGCCGAGTGCCTCGTTGGCGAGGGTGACCCGGCCGATCACCGGATGCTGGAAGTCAGTTGAGCCGGCGCGCTTGGGGCGTACCTCGTGGCGCTGCCACAGGGTGGTGAACTCGGCGCTGGCTTCGGAGATCTCGGCGACCAGTGCGGCGGTTCGGTCCGGGGCCGTCAGTTGGGCGGTGCGCAGCTGCGCCAGGCTGTTGGCGGCCACGCGGTTCCAGTCGGCGAACAGGGTGCGGGCGGTCGGGTGCAGGAAGGTGTAGCGGATCGTGTTGCGCCGGCCGGGGGGCCAGTCGTCCAGGCCGGGCATCAGGGCCAGGGCTTCGGGGTTGGCGGCCAGGAGGTCGTTGATCTCGTCGAGGACGTAGGCCGGGCTCGGGCGGAGCGACTCCAGCAGCAGGTGTACGCCCGGGGTGACCGGGCGCGGATCCGCAGGCGGGCGGCGGGCGGTGCGGCCGGCGGCCTGGTCGGCCAGGCCCAGCAGGTGGGTGTGCTCGTCCGGGGTCAGGTGCAGGGCTTTGGCCAGTGCGCCCAGGACCGCGTCGCTCGGTGCCTTCTCCCGGCCCTGCTCGATGCGGATGTAGTAGTCCACGCTCACTCCGGCCAGGGCGGCCAGTTCCTCACGGCGCAGGCCCGGGGTGCGGCGGGTGCTCAGTCCGCTGGGCAGGCCGACGTCGGTGGGGCTGATGCGGCCGCGCCGGTCGCGCAAGAACTGCGCCATGGCGTTCACCGCTTCAGTCTGCCATCGGTGATCGGGGCCGGGGTGGCCGTGGCACACCTAGGAACGCGGCGGTCTCGTCGCCGGTGGCCGGGCGGGACAGGCTCTCAGGCATGACAAACGCGATCATCATCGGCGGCGGCTCCGGGATGGGCCTGGCCCTGGCTCGGACGCTGCTCGCCGAGGGCATGGAAGTGACGATCGTCGGGCGGTCCGCCGAGCGGCTCGCCGCGGCGCGCGAGGGCTTGGAGTCGTCGACCGGTGGAAGGGTCGCGGCGGTCAGCGCCGACATCGGGCGTGAGGAGGACATAGCCGAGCTGTTCGCCGGGGTGGGCCGGGTGGATCATGTGGCCGTCACCGCCGCCGACGCGACCGGCGTCTACGGACCCACCACCGGCGTCACCACCGCGACCGCGCGCGCCGTCCTGGACACCAAGGTGCTCGGCGCCTGGCTGGTCGCCAAGCACGCGGCGGGGCGGGTCACCGGCTCCATCACCTACACCTCGGGCATCAACGCCTACCGTCCGAACGGCTCCAACACGATCATGGCCGCGGCCAACGGCGCCCTGGAGTCGCTGGTCTACGGCTTGTCGATCGAGCTGGCGCCGGTGCGCGTGAACGCGGTCTCCCCGGGCTGGGTGGACACCCCCATCTGGGACGCGCTCGGCATGGACAAGCTGGCGGCCTTCGCCGAGCTCGCGCAGCGGCTGCCGGCCCGCCGGATCGGCACTCCGGACGACATCGCCAAGGCGTTCTCGTCCGTCATGGGCAACAGCTACATCTCCGGCACCGTGCTGCACGTCGACGGGGGCCATCGCATCAGCTGACGTGATCTTCCGGAGAAATCATGGCAAACGGGTGCGGGATCTTTCCGGCACCCGCTAGCTTTGCGCTGCCGGGGGAGAATTCGGGCCCTGCGATCTACGCGCGAGCGGGAGGTGCTGGGTGGATCCGGCGACGTTGGTGGTGCAGGCGCTGGTCACCGGCGCCGGCGCGGGTCTGGGCGGCACCGCCTCGGCCGCGGTGTCCGACGGCTACGGCGCGCTGAAGCACGTGGTGGTCCGGCGGCTGGCCGGCCGGCACGCGGCGCTGGCGCAGATCCAGGCGATCGACAGCGGCGGCGGGTCCACCGACGGGCTGGTCCACGAGCTGGTCCACGAACTCGTCCTGGCCGGGGCCGTCGACGACCGGCTCCTGGCCGACGCGCGGCAGCTGCTGGCCCTGGCCGACCCGGAGGGCACCAGGTCCGGCACGTACCGGCTCGACCTGCGGGAAGCACGCGGCGTGCAGGTCGGCGACGGCAACACGCAGACCAACACATTCCATTAGGTGCCCGCTGGCGGGACGGCGGGCCGGGGGGAAGGCGAGAGTCAGCCATGCGGATCGGTCAGGCCAAAGGCGCGCAAGTCGGCGACGGCAACACCCAGCACAACACCTACCTGCCGCCACAGAAGAGCGGCGGACGGCACGGCACGCGGGACGACTCGTCGGTGACCGTCACCGCCGGCGACAATTCGACCGTCACCACCACGCAGAGGAACCTGAAGCTCTCGATCCCGGTGATCGGCCCGCTGTTCAGCTTCGCCTCGGTGCACCCGGTGATCGTCGCCACGACGGCCGTGGTCGTCCTCGGCGGCACGGGAGCGGTGGCGACCGGGGCGATGTCGGACTCGAAGAGCGGCGGGTCCACCGAGTTGGTGCGGGGGTTCCATCTCACGGTGGCCGAGGCCGGCGCGCAGCCGGTCGGCTACGACTTCTCCCACACGCCGCCGGTGCTGGCCGGGCCGAACACCGACGCCATCTACGTCCAGGGCGGATTCATCTACTCCACCGCCGGGAAGCTGGCCGGCTGGACGGGCGTGACCAACCCGACGGCGGCCCAGTGCCGCGACGCCATCGCCAAGCAGCCGGTGCGCGAGGTCGTCATCGGCGACGGTGACATGACGTGCTACCTGGACTCCGGGGGCGACGTCGGCTACTTCACGGTCACCTCCAGCCCGATGACCGGCGGCTACATCACCATCGACACCGCGCATCTGAGCTGATCCGCGAGTTCGGGGGCTTGGGGGCTTGGGGCTCGGGGGCTCGGGGACCGATCAGTCGGCGCGGACGATCATCGCGAAGGTCCGACCGACCGTCATCTCCTCGGTCCGCGGCCAGTCGGCTTCGCGCAGTGCCCGGGTGGCGGCCTCGTGGAGGTCGCCGTTCACGCGGACCTCCACGTCCTGCGACGCGGAGCTGGTGGCGAGGTAGAACTTGACGCCGTTCGGCCTGGCCGGGTCGAGGTCCGGGAGCAGGTGCGGGGCGACGAGTCGCCACGGCGGGTTCCGCATGAACCAGTCCTTGTGGGCCTCGTGCTCGTCGCCGACGCCCCAGCCGCCGATGAGGCCGGCGCTGACGGTCCAGCCGGGGACGCCGTGCGAGTGGTCGGGTCCGAAGGTCTCCCCGACCCTGTTGCGGGGTCCCTGGAACATGCCGATGACCGCGCGGGCCGTGGTGTCGGCCCAGGTCTCGACGCCGCGGTTCAGCGCGGTGTTCACATCCGGTCCGGGGATCTGGACGCAGTCCGGCACGTGGGTCACGGTCCCGTCGTCGTTCGCGATCGCGAAGACCAGCCGCACGTGCTCGGGATCCTGGTCGTTCTCGCAGGAGCCGAGGAAGACGATCGACGCGTTCGGTCCGGCCAGGAGCAGGCCGTGCTCCTCGTCCCGGTCGAGGAACCAGGGCCGGAACATCGCGTCCAGATAGGAGTTCGCCAGCCTCAGCTTGAACTCCGCGGCGGACATCGGTTCGGCCGGGGCATGCGGCGCCGAACGCGAGACTTGCCTCTTCAACCAGCCCATGCGCGCACTTTAGCGAGCGCCGCTTCCTCGGCGCACCGTCTGGGGGTTGATAGTCTTGCCGCATGGCGACGATCCGCAAGGCGGTCATCCCGGCAGCCGGGATCGGCTCGCGACTGCTGCCGCTGACCAAGGCCATCCCGAAGGAGATGCTGCCGGTCGGCGACCGGCCGGTCATCGAGCACACGGTGCGGGAACTGGTCGCGTCCGGGATCTGCGACATCACCATCGTGGTGTCCGGCGGCAAGGACCTGATCCAGCAGCACTTCCGGCCGAATCCGGCCCTGGTCGAGCAGCTGCAGGCGGCCGGCAAGACCGACTACGCCCAGGCCGTCGAGGACGTCGGCGAGCTGTCGCGGGCCGGGCACATCACCTACCTCGACCAGATCGGGCCCTACGGCAACGGCACGCCGGTGCTCAACGCCGCGCGGGGGCTCGGGGACGAGCCGATGCTGGTGCTGTGGCCGGACGACGTCTTCGTCGCCGAGGTCCCGCGCGCCCAGCAGCTCATCGCGGCCTTCGAGAAGACCGCGTGCCCGGTGCTGGCGCTGATGCCCATGGCCCGGGGCGACTCGCGGCGGTACGGGGTGCCGGACGTCCAGGAGGACCTGGGCGGCGGGCTGCTGCGGATCACCGGGCTGCTCGAGAAGCCCGAGCCCGAGCAGGCGCCCTCCGAGTTCGCGGCGATCGGCGGGTACGTCGTCACCCCGGCGATCATCGAGGAGCTCCAGCGGATCACGGACGAGTGGGAGCGGCACCGCTCCGGCGAGGTCTACCTGACCGACGCGATCAACGCCCACGCCGCTGAGCACGCGGTGTACGGGCAGGTCATCGCCGGTCAGTGGTACGACACCGGCAATCCCGCGGACTACCTGGTCGCCCAGTTCATGGCGGCGATGGCGCACCCCGAGTACGGCCCGATCCTGCGCGGGCTCTCCGCGCGCCACTCCGCGGCCGACTGACGCCGCTCGCGGCTGGTCCGGTCGACACCGACCGCACCGCCGATCGGGTCCACGCCGGCGGCCGCACCGTCCCTCACCAGACGCGCCGCCGGTACGCCCGGGACCTGGCCGCCACCCCGGCGGCGACGCGCGGGGCGGCGAAGACGGTCCCGCACACGAACCGCATCAGCGGCCCGAACGTACCCGCGGCCGGGAACCCGACGAAGTACAGTCCCGGGACCGACGACTGGAAATCGCCGCCCAGCACGGGCCACCCGCCGCGGCGCGCGAGCCTGGTCCGGATCTCCGGGGCCAGGAACGGAAAGGCTCCCGGCCCGATCCGGTATCCGGTCGCGGCGAGCAGGTGGTCGGCGTGGATCGTCCGCGTCGCGCCGCCGGGGCCCTGCACCCTCAGCGCGATCCGGTCGCCGACCACCGTCCCGCCGGCCACGCGGTGCTCCTCGAGGATCGGCACGACGCCGTCGACGCGGTCGCGCAGCCACCACGCGCCCGAGGGCCCGAGGATGCGCGCCACGAGTTCCTGGCGCGCCCGGCCCGGCAGAAGGCGGAAAGCGGCCGCCCCTTGCACGCAGGCGTACAGCGACAGGCCCGGGCCCAGGGGCGTGGGCGGCTTGGGCACCAGGTGCCGGCGGTCGACGACGCGCCCCACGCCGCGCAGATCCGGATCCGGGGCTTCCGCGAACACCACCTGCGGCCTGCGGGCCACCACGACCGGCAGCCCGCCGGACTCGGCCAGCAGCGCCGCGCTCTCCAGCGCCGACTGGCCGGCGCCGACGACGACCACCTCGCGGTCGGCGAGCGCCGCCATGTCGGCGTGCTCGGAGCTGTGCGACACGAGCTTCGCGCAGGGCCGGCCCTCCCCCGCGCCGGCGTTCGCCCTCCTGGCCAGGGCCGACAGGCTCGGCGGGACGTACGCGTGCCCGATCAGCCCGCTGGCCACGATGACCGCGCCGGCGTCGATCCGCTCGCCCTGCTCGGTGGTGACGACGAACCCGCCGAGGCGCTGCTCGACGCCGCACACCTCGACGGCTTCGACGTCGGGCACCAGGCGCTCGGCGAACCAGAATCCGTAGTCGGTGAACACACCGATCGGCACCGGGTCCACGCCTTCCAGCGTGGGCAGGCCGGCCTCGGCGCAGAAGTCGGCGAGGCTGTGGCCCGGCTGGGGAGCGGCCAGGTTGGAGGCGGCCGGGGCGGACTTGAGGTTCATGCCCTTGGGCATGTGGGCCGTCCAGGACCGCATGGTCCGGCCGAAGATCCGGACCCGCATGCCGTGGTGGCGGAGGAAGGCGCACGTGGACAGGCCGTAGGGACCGGCTCCGATGACCACGACGTCGACCGTGCTGTCGGCCGGACTCGCGGCCGGGACGGCGGCGTCGGGCCTGGAGACTGTCGCGGTCATCGCTGCTCCCCGTTGTAGGTGGGACGAGAGTGGGCGGGGCGGGATCCGACAGCCGTCCTGCGCACCGGCCGGCCCAGTTCGCTCACGATGGTGCGCAGCACACGCCAGCCGTCGGCCCAGGTCCTGAGGTGGCTCTCGCCGAAGGTGCGCGCGTACTCGTAGGACGGCACCTCGGCGAGCTTGAGGCGGGCCGAGGCCGCGTGCGCGGCCAGCAGCGTCTCGATCTCGAACCCGTCGCCGCGCTCGGCGGCCGCGCCGTCGGTGCCCGGCAGCCCCAGGCGGTCCACGCACCGCGCGCGGAAGGCGGTGTAGCCGTAGCAGAGGTCGGTGAACGAGGTGCCGTACAGCGCGTTCATCATCATGGCCAGCACGCGGTTGCCGGCGCGGCGCAGCGGGGTCAGGTCGCTGCTCCCGCCGCCGGCCAGGAAGCGGCTGCCCTTGGCGAAGTCGCATCCGGCGGCCAGGGCGGCGACGAAGTAGGGGATCTCGGCCGGGTCCGTCGATCCGTCCGCGTCCATCGTGACGATGATGTCGCCGCTGCACGCCGCGATGCCGCAGGACAGCGCGTTGCCCTTGCCGCGACGCGTCTGCTGGACCACGACCACGTCGGGACAGACCCGACGGGCCGCGGCGACGGTGCCGTCGTGAGATCCGCCGTCGACGAGGATGATCTCGTGCAGCAACGGGGCCGGCAGCCGGATCAGGACGTCCGGGAGGTTGCGCACTTCGTTCTTGGCGGGGATGACGACGCTGACCTTCAGCGCGGTGCCGGCTCGCGCCCTTGGTCGCGGCTCGGACGGGAACCCGGAGGGCTGCCTCTCCGGTCGCGGAAGAGGACGGAATCCCCCGGTGAGCTGGGTGCTGACGGGCTGCGGGAGTGTCGAAACCCCATCGGGCGACACCGTGTCTCTCGCAGGCATGGTGGCCTCACCTGTCCTCCTGACGCCCGCCGGGCGATCCGCGGGTCGCCGTACGGCGATGCGGTCCCTCGGCTCTGCTCGGTTACTAAGGGAAGATTCGGCGATCGAGATCCAGCGGCCTTCAAGGCCGCATCTGTATTTGCTCAATGCTGTGCGCGGCCGCGCGCGCCGCTCAAGGTGTGGCCCCAGCGGTTCGCGACTAGCCTGGGGTCCGTGTTCGGTGATCGGAACACCTGCTCGGAAGACAGGCGAGATGCGATCGCGGCGCTGGTCGACGCGCTGCGTCCGCTGGACCATGAATCGGCTGACCTTCTCCATGCGGCGTCGCACGAGTTGCGGACGCCGTTGACGAGCATCGTCGGTTTCACCGAGTTGCTCGGCGAGGGCGCGGCCGGACCGGTCACCGCACAGCAGCGGCGGCTGCTGGCCGTCATCGCGGACAACGCGGCCCGTCTGATGGCGATGGTGGACAGTCTCGAGCCCGCGCCGCACGATCCGCACGATCCGCACGGCCGGCGTCGGCCGATCGACGACTACAGGGCGGTCCGCCTTCCGCTTCCCGGCGCGGAACCGCAAGAGGAGGCCGCGCGGGAGACGCGATGGTGACCCGGGACAAAGCGCTGGTCATCGAGGACGCGGCGGACATCCGGCTGCTGCTGCGCGAGACGCTGGTCCAGTCCGGCTTCGAGGTCGCCGAGGCGGGGACCGGGACGCAGGGCCTGGACCTGGCCGCCGCGCTGCGTCCGGACCTGGTCACGCTGGACCTCATCCTGCCGGACATCGACGGGATCGAGGTGTGCCGGCGGCTGCGCACGATGAGCAACGCCTATCTCATCATGCTGACCGCGCGCACCGAGGAGGCGGACCGGCTGGTCGGCCTGGAAGTCGGGGCCGACGACTATATGGTCAAGCCGTTCTCGCCGCGGGAGCTGCGCGCGCGGGTGACGGCGATGCTGCGGCGGCCGCGGATGGACGACCCCGGAGCGGCCGCGGAGCCCTCGGTGCTGCGCAGCCGGGACCTGGTCGTGGACCGGGACATGCGGGAGGTGACGCTGGCCGGCGCCCCGGTCCCGCTCACCCGGACCGAGTTCGACCTGCTGGTCACGTTCATGAGCCAGCCGCGGCGGGTGTGGGAGCGCGAGACGCTGGCGCGGCAGGTGTGGCGGACCGAGTGGGCGGTGAACGACCACGTGATCGACGTGCACGTCGCCAATCTGCGGCACAAGCTGGGCCAGAGCGCCGACGGCGGCGGGCTGGTGCGCACGGTGCGGGGCGTCGGCTACCGGTTCGGCGCCGATGTCGATGTCGAGCAGAGTCCGCTGCAGGGCGGGAGCGGCGTGATGCCGCGGGCCGACTGATATCGGCGCCTGTACCCCGAGTTTCGTCATGCGGCGGGACCGTCGTGCTGCGGAGCGTTTTGCGGCGGGATCGTCATGCGGCGTGGTCGCGCAGCACGCCGGCCAGGTCCTCGGCCACGGCGTCGGCTTCGCGGCGCAGTGCCGCGATCGGACGGGAACCGGCCGCCCGGCCGTCCCGGTAGGCCTGCTCGATCCCGGCGACGAGGCCGGCC is a window encoding:
- a CDS encoding acyl-CoA desaturase — protein: MAAVPYDGAQPFPGHPPTSTTPLQRRVQVAVTALLVIAPLLGLVAAVWLLWGRGVGVTDLVLAGFFYFLTGFGVTVGFHRLLTHRSFTARPALRAGLAVAGSMSFQGAAISWVATHRRHHAFTDRPGDPHSPYRYGTGPVGQLRGLVHAHFGWLFGDDPTDVGHFAPDLVAEPVMRRISGLFPALCVASLALPALAGWAIGGFAWTAGVTALIWAGLARVFLLQHVTWSVNSLCHLLGRRPFATRRHDRATNLWPLALLSMGESWHNTHHSDPSCARHGVDRGQIDLSAGVIRLFERLGWATDVRWPDPRRLAEHRLLPATAPASVLARTGPPASRDHVG
- a CDS encoding PRC-barrel domain-containing protein, with the translated sequence MIQTADLREWRTCDVIDNGGHKIGSLEAVYVDTSTDEPAMATVQVGMPTRHRLVFVPLDGVIVGPGYVKVNYAKSLVKGSPAIGTDDILPFEDEEAVFHHYEMPYEPGAAGERQLARR
- a CDS encoding RICIN domain-containing protein: MAAFTGLRSKLGRKTGVLVAASAAVATSLAAAPAHATTSWFSTIVNDGSNKCIEVYHSETTNYANVDQYTCNGSDTQQWMFVSEGYNSNSLELFEIVNNNSGKCLDVYDGGTANYTNVDQYTCNRTGAQLWYFGGSNPSSDPGHGISLVLINNGSGKALDVQGGSKANYGNIDIYQDNESDAQFFSY
- a CDS encoding helix-turn-helix domain-containing protein — encoded protein: MAQFLRDRRGRISPTDVGLPSGLSTRRTPGLRREELAALAGVSVDYYIRIEQGREKAPSDAVLGALAKALHLTPDEHTHLLGLADQAAGRTARRPPADPRPVTPGVHLLLESLRPSPAYVLDEINDLLAANPEALALMPGLDDWPPGRRNTIRYTFLHPTARTLFADWNRVAANSLAQLRTAQLTAPDRTAALVAEISEASAEFTTLWQRHEVRPKRAGSTDFQHPVIGRVTLANEALGLVGGSQRMLVYQAAPGTPEHDALVLLAMTGSGAPQT
- a CDS encoding SDR family oxidoreductase, giving the protein MTNAIIIGGGSGMGLALARTLLAEGMEVTIVGRSAERLAAAREGLESSTGGRVAAVSADIGREEDIAELFAGVGRVDHVAVTAADATGVYGPTTGVTTATARAVLDTKVLGAWLVAKHAAGRVTGSITYTSGINAYRPNGSNTIMAAANGALESLVYGLSIELAPVRVNAVSPGWVDTPIWDALGMDKLAAFAELAQRLPARRIGTPDDIAKAFSSVMGNSYISGTVLHVDGGHRIS
- a CDS encoding DUF6348 family protein: MGWLKRQVSRSAPHAPAEPMSAAEFKLRLANSYLDAMFRPWFLDRDEEHGLLLAGPNASIVFLGSCENDQDPEHVRLVFAIANDDGTVTHVPDCVQIPGPDVNTALNRGVETWADTTARAVIGMFQGPRNRVGETFGPDHSHGVPGWTVSAGLIGGWGVGDEHEAHKDWFMRNPPWRLVAPHLLPDLDPARPNGVKFYLATSSASQDVEVRVNGDLHEAATRALREADWPRTEEMTVGRTFAMIVRAD
- a CDS encoding UTP--glucose-1-phosphate uridylyltransferase, which translates into the protein MATIRKAVIPAAGIGSRLLPLTKAIPKEMLPVGDRPVIEHTVRELVASGICDITIVVSGGKDLIQQHFRPNPALVEQLQAAGKTDYAQAVEDVGELSRAGHITYLDQIGPYGNGTPVLNAARGLGDEPMLVLWPDDVFVAEVPRAQQLIAAFEKTACPVLALMPMARGDSRRYGVPDVQEDLGGGLLRITGLLEKPEPEQAPSEFAAIGGYVVTPAIIEELQRITDEWERHRSGEVYLTDAINAHAAEHAVYGQVIAGQWYDTGNPADYLVAQFMAAMAHPEYGPILRGLSARHSAAD
- a CDS encoding FAD-dependent oxidoreductase; translated protein: MTATVSRPDAAVPAASPADSTVDVVVIGAGPYGLSTCAFLRHHGMRVRIFGRTMRSWTAHMPKGMNLKSAPAASNLAAPQPGHSLADFCAEAGLPTLEGVDPVPIGVFTDYGFWFAERLVPDVEAVEVCGVEQRLGGFVVTTEQGERIDAGAVIVASGLIGHAYVPPSLSALARRANAGAGEGRPCAKLVSHSSEHADMAALADREVVVVGAGQSALESAALLAESGGLPVVVARRPQVVFAEAPDPDLRGVGRVVDRRHLVPKPPTPLGPGLSLYACVQGAAAFRLLPGRARQELVARILGPSGAWWLRDRVDGVVPILEEHRVAGGTVVGDRIALRVQGPGGATRTIHADHLLAATGYRIGPGAFPFLAPEIRTRLARRGGWPVLGGDFQSSVPGLYFVGFPAAGTFGPLMRFVCGTVFAAPRVAAGVAARSRAYRRRVW
- a CDS encoding glycosyltransferase family 2 protein, which codes for MSPDGVSTLPQPVSTQLTGGFRPLPRPERQPSGFPSEPRPRARAGTALKVSVVIPAKNEVRNLPDVLIRLPAPLLHEIILVDGGSHDGTVAAARRVCPDVVVVQQTRRGKGNALSCGIAACSGDIIVTMDADGSTDPAEIPYFVAALAAGCDFAKGSRFLAGGGSSDLTPLRRAGNRVLAMMMNALYGTSFTDLCYGYTAFRARCVDRLGLPGTDGAAAERGDGFEIETLLAAHAASARLKLAEVPSYEYARTFGESHLRTWADGWRVLRTIVSELGRPVRRTAVGSRPAHSRPTYNGEQR